One window from the genome of Alkalihalobacillus sp. LMS6 encodes:
- a CDS encoding YibE/F family protein: MNSLLFFKRRSVWILALFLLAIASVLFVFNNYSFYDRPIATILETTTYDEEPIFDQFDNEDRIYTQAIVAELRNGEQEGEMIELTNQYSDSGAYDHSFSPGNDVFVFLESNEEERLSGTIVDVKRDHYLVLVGWFFLFILMAVGKKQGFYSAISLGVNGLILSFALDLYIQTSNDWLLPISAVSAVLFTVVTLLLVNGANEKTYTAILSTLIVTAITMALAYLVLTLLDGQGLRFEEMQFLTRPYDTVFLAGVLIGILGAVMDVSITMSASIFGMYEENEAIDESTLKTSGLEIGRDVMGAMINIMFFAYISGAIPSILLYFRNQAPLDFILSLNLSLEIARALVAGIGIVLAIPVGLYLSIFFVRSRRARG, translated from the coding sequence ATGAATTCGTTACTATTTTTTAAAAGACGTTCCGTATGGATCCTCGCACTTTTCTTATTGGCGATCGCTTCTGTTTTATTTGTGTTTAACAATTATTCGTTTTATGACCGACCGATTGCAACAATACTTGAAACGACTACGTATGATGAGGAACCAATTTTTGACCAATTTGATAATGAAGATAGGATTTACACGCAGGCTATCGTGGCTGAACTGCGAAACGGCGAACAAGAAGGAGAAATGATTGAACTTACGAACCAATACTCGGACTCAGGTGCGTACGACCATTCTTTTTCGCCTGGAAATGATGTCTTTGTTTTTCTTGAATCTAACGAAGAAGAACGCTTATCCGGAACAATCGTTGATGTCAAACGAGATCATTATCTTGTTCTTGTCGGCTGGTTCTTTTTATTTATATTAATGGCTGTCGGCAAAAAACAAGGCTTCTATTCCGCCATTTCGCTTGGAGTGAATGGTTTAATTCTGTCCTTTGCACTAGATCTGTACATTCAAACATCAAATGATTGGCTTTTGCCGATTAGTGCCGTCAGTGCGGTTTTGTTTACAGTCGTAACGTTACTTCTCGTGAATGGCGCAAATGAAAAAACGTACACTGCAATCTTGTCGACTTTAATTGTGACGGCGATTACGATGGCATTAGCCTATCTTGTGCTCACTTTATTAGATGGACAAGGGTTGCGATTTGAGGAAATGCAATTTTTAACCCGTCCTTATGATACCGTGTTTTTGGCAGGTGTGTTAATCGGCATTTTAGGGGCTGTCATGGATGTTTCCATTACAATGTCGGCTTCCATTTTTGGTATGTACGAAGAAAACGAAGCGATTGACGAATCGACTTTAAAAACATCCGGCTTAGAAATAGGCCGAGATGTGATGGGCGCAATGATTAATATTATGTTTTTCGCCTATATAAGCGGCGCGATTCCAAGTATTTTATTATACTTCCGAAATCAAGCTCCACTCGATTTCATCTTATCTCTCAATCTTTCGTTAGAAATTGCTCGGGCACTTGTTGCAGGAATTGGCATTGTTTTAGCGATCCCAGTAGGTCTGTACTTGTCGATCTTTTTTGTTCGTAGTAGGAGGGCGAGAGGATGA
- a CDS encoding GNAT family N-acetyltransferase: MYTDNELEIRPINESDLATLWELIYKDEQPEWKQWDAPYFPHQSMSYESFLAKKDSWVNQSDRWVITVDQDICGTVSYYYEDVQQHWLEMGIIFYQAQRWGKGLGTRALRLWIDHLFQTTDHVRVGLTTWSGNTRMIHAAERLGMKLEARIRNVRYYNGHYYDSIRMGLLREEWAANE, translated from the coding sequence ATGTATACGGATAACGAACTTGAAATACGTCCTATAAATGAATCAGATCTTGCGACATTATGGGAACTCATCTATAAGGACGAACAACCTGAGTGGAAACAATGGGACGCTCCTTACTTCCCTCATCAATCCATGTCTTACGAATCCTTTCTCGCAAAAAAGGATTCGTGGGTGAACCAGTCTGATCGTTGGGTCATTACCGTGGACCAAGACATTTGTGGAACTGTTAGCTACTATTATGAAGACGTCCAGCAACATTGGCTTGAAATGGGCATTATTTTTTATCAAGCTCAACGTTGGGGGAAAGGTCTCGGAACACGTGCCCTACGACTATGGATCGATCACCTATTTCAGACGACAGATCATGTTCGCGTCGGTCTCACCACGTGGTCTGGCAATACTCGTATGATTCACGCTGCGGAAAGACTCGGCATGAAGTTAGAAGCACGAATTCGAAACGTTCGCTACTATAATGGGCATTATTACGACTCCATTCGTATGGGCTTATTGCGCGAAGAGTGGGCAGCAAACGAATAA